The following is a genomic window from Mycobacterium parmense.
TTTCTTGTCCTCTGCGGCCTCGGCCTCGTCGGTCGCCTCGGAGGCGACGTCGACGTCGGTCTCGGCCGCCCGTTGCCGGGACCTCTTGCCGGTGGGACGCTGCGGCCGCGTCGCAGCCTTGGTCACCAGGGCAGTGCGGCCACCGCCTGCGCGCGTCTCCTCGGTGTCGCCGCCGTCGCGTGCGGCGTCGTTGGCGGCGTCGCCCTCGTCGCTCACAGCGTGCTCCTTTGTTTGCCGGTAATCCGTGTGCCAGCCCACTGTGGTATGGGCATCGCTTCAGTGTCCACCATGGCACACACTCGGTGTCTGCTTGCAGGGGCGACAGGACTTGAACCTGCAACCTGCGGTTTTGGAGACCGCTGCTCTGCCAGTTGAGCTACGCCCCTCTGCGGTTGGCAGGCCAACCTGTGCTTGCCTGTGCCGGGGCCTACATGACACGCGCGCCCCCGCTTGTCACTCGCGGAAAGCGCGCTGATGCTGGGAAAACCCCGACGACCGAGTGTACTCGATTCCCCTTAAACCCAGGAAATCCGATTTCGCCTCACGCGGTTCGGACGACCTGACCGGTTTCCTTGTCCCATTTCAGCTGGATCGAGTTGTCGCCCTCGTGTCCCATCAGGGTGGTGTAGGCCTCCAGGATCACGTCGCCGTCCTGGTTCGTGCAGGTGTTCTTCGTGACGACGATGTCGGCGCCGAAACGTTCGTCCACCGAGTGGATGTCCATCCGGGCGAAGAGTTTGTCGCCCACCCGCACCGGCCTGAAGTAGATGAACTTCTGGTCGACCTGGACGATCTGCATGGTCTCCATGCCGACGTCGACATTGCGGAAGAAGTCGTCCTGGACGAGCTTGGCGAAGATCGAGACGAACGTCAGGGGCGCAACGAGGCTGCCGTAGCCCAGTTCGGCCGCCGCCTTCTCGTCGTGGCTCGCCGGATCGTCGCACTTGATCGAGCGCGCGAAACCGCGAACCTGCTCGCGGGCCACTTCGAAGTAGTCGGGGTACAGCCAAGTCATCCCGCGGATATCGGTCTTCAGAGCCATCCGCTAGGCCAATTTCGCCGACGCGATCGCGCGTCCGAAGATCTTCTTGCCCCCGGTGGTGGCGGTCAGCGCGATGGTCACCGACTTGCTCTCGGGATCGACGGACTTCACCTTGCCGCTGAAGACGAGCTCGGCGCCCTTGCCGTCGTTGGGAACGGGGACCACGGCGGTGAACCGCACGTTGTACTCGGTGACCGCCCCCGGGTCGCCGACCCAGGAGGTGACGTAGCCGCCGCCGATGCCCATGGTCAGCATGCCGTGCGCGATGGCGGTGTCGAGTCCGACGACCTTGGCGATCTCGTCGTCCCAGTGAATCGGGTTCAGGTCACCGGAGACCCCCGCGTAGTTCACCAGGTCCTGGCGCGTCAGGGGGTACACCCTTTCCGGAAGCTGGTCACCCACCTTCACCGAATTGAACTCACGCAGTGGCATGGCTGAATCCCTCTTCCCCATCGTCGCCGGCACGACCCGCCAGGGTCGTGTACGTCTCCTGCACAATGTCACCGGCTTCGTCGGTGATGACGTTCTTGGTCACGATGATCTGCGTGCCGTGCGCCTCGCGCACCGAGTCCACGTACACGTCACAGTAGAGCTTGTCTCCGGCCACGATCGGCTTCGAAAATTGCAGCACCTGGTCGACCTGCACGATCTGCTGGTCGGTGACTTCGATGCCCGCGTGCCTGAAGAACGCCGATTGGGCCATGTAGCCGAACACGCAGATGAACGTCAGGGGGGCGAGCAGCCCGGTGTAACCGAGCTCGGCTGCCGACTTCTCCTCGAAGAACTCAGCGCTGTCGTTCTGCACGGCCACCGCATACTCGCGGATCTTCTCCCGCTCGACCTCGTAGTGGTCGGGATAGCGGTAGTGCATCCCGACGATCGTGGACAACGACACAGCCTAAAAACCTACCTAGTTCGTCTCAACAAATGCCCGCAGGCCGACGCTAGCGTGTCTCGCGGTGCGCCTGGTGCTTGCCGCAGTTGGGGCAGAACTTCTTGAGTTCGAGCCGGTCGGGGTCGTTCCGGCGGTTCTTCTTGGTGATGTAGTTACGGTGCTTGCACACCTCGCAGGCCAAAGTGATCTTCGGCCGGACGTCGGTACTGGAAGCCATGGGGGTTCTCTCTTCGACTCTCTGTCTGTCGCGCTGTTGTGTTGTAGCGATGGCCGGACTCGAACCGGCGACCTAACGATTATGAGTCGTTCGCTCTAACCGACTGAGCTACATCGCCTCTGGCCATCCCTTTCGGGGTTGGAGCCGCCCTGCCTGCTCGGCGTCCGCCGAGCCCCCTAACGGAATCGAACCGTTGACCTTTTCCTTACCATGGAAACGCTCTACCGACTGAGCTAAGGGGGCCTTTCACCCGAACCGGCCGGTCATGCCGCGGGCCAAAAAGAGGGTACAGCCTGCTTCGCAACGTCTCCAAACCCACGGGTGCGGTGGTGCGGCGCTCAGCCCCCGTCACCGGAGCGGCGGGGCTCCCATGCGCTGAGGTCGCTGAACTCGTCGTACGCGTCGTCCTGATCGGCGTCGTCGGTCTTGTTGAGAAGTGTCCGCAACGCGAGATGGACCGCCTCGCGCGGGTCGGCCAAATGGAAGCGGCGGATGGCCTCATCCACCAGGTCGGTGTCGATTTCGAGCTCGACATTCTTCCTCATAGGCCAACAGTACCCAGCGGCCCCGGGCGCAAGCCACGGCGCCCGGGGCGTTTCGGCGACCGTCGAAGGCCGACGCCCTAGTCTGATCACGTGC
Proteins encoded in this region:
- the hadC gene encoding (3R)-hydroxyacyl-ACP dehydratase subunit HadC encodes the protein MALKTDIRGMTWLYPDYFEVAREQVRGFARSIKCDDPASHDEKAAAELGYGSLVAPLTFVSIFAKLVQDDFFRNVDVGMETMQIVQVDQKFIYFRPVRVGDKLFARMDIHSVDERFGADIVVTKNTCTNQDGDVILEAYTTLMGHEGDNSIQLKWDKETGQVVRTA
- the hadB gene encoding (3R)-hydroxyacyl-ACP dehydratase subunit HadB, which codes for MPLREFNSVKVGDQLPERVYPLTRQDLVNYAGVSGDLNPIHWDDEIAKVVGLDTAIAHGMLTMGIGGGYVTSWVGDPGAVTEYNVRFTAVVPVPNDGKGAELVFSGKVKSVDPESKSVTIALTATTGGKKIFGRAIASAKLA
- the hadA gene encoding (3R)-hydroxyacyl-ACP dehydratase subunit HadA; amino-acid sequence: MSLSTIVGMHYRYPDHYEVEREKIREYAVAVQNDSAEFFEEKSAAELGYTGLLAPLTFICVFGYMAQSAFFRHAGIEVTDQQIVQVDQVLQFSKPIVAGDKLYCDVYVDSVREAHGTQIIVTKNVITDEAGDIVQETYTTLAGRAGDDGEEGFSHATA
- the rpmG gene encoding 50S ribosomal protein L33 translates to MASSTDVRPKITLACEVCKHRNYITKKNRRNDPDRLELKKFCPNCGKHQAHRETR
- a CDS encoding type II toxin-antitoxin system VapB family antitoxin, yielding MRKNVELEIDTDLVDEAIRRFHLADPREAVHLALRTLLNKTDDADQDDAYDEFSDLSAWEPRRSGDGG